The Equus caballus isolate H_3958 breed thoroughbred chromosome 12, TB-T2T, whole genome shotgun sequence genome contains a region encoding:
- the LOC138916865 gene encoding olfactory receptor 5AN6-like, translated as MKEDRNHTSVAMFVLLGLSDEKELQLILFPIFLGIYLLTIIWNLGLILLIRMDSHLHTPMYFFLSFPSFINICYSSSISPRMLSDFLKDEKTISFIACATQYFVGSWMAQAECCLLAVMAYDRYVAIGRPLQYSAIMDPDFCQKMVAGAYGSGFLGSLIQTVSCFHLYFCGHNIIPNFFCDITQIIFLSCSNPFMSQMILFLESIFVGFTSFLVILLSYGFIATSILKISSIKGSAKAFNACASHLAVVTIFYGMGFSVYLHPSSSHSKKQNKVLSVFYVILIPMLNPFIYSLRNKEIKEALMRVVKKATYLSQ; from the coding sequence ATGAAAGAGGATAGAAATCATACTTCTGTGGCcatgtttgttctcctgggactgtCAGATGAAAAAGAGCTGCAACTTATCCTCTTTCcaatcttcctagggatctaccttcTGACCATAATCTGGAACCTTGGTCTCATCCTCCttatcaggatggactcccacctgcacacacctatgtacttttttctcagtttcccgTCATTTATaaacatctgctattcttcttccatcagcccaaggatgctttcagacttcttaaaagatgaaaaaacaatttcGTTCATTgcttgtgccacccagtattttgttggGTCCTGGATGGCTCAGGCTGAGTGCTGCCTGTTGGCCGtaatggcctatgacagatatgttgctattggtaggcctctgcagtactcagccatCATGGATCCTGACTTCTGTCAGAAAATGGTTGCTGgagcctatgggagtggtttccttggtAGCTTAATTCAAACAGtttcttgctttcatctctacttTTGTGGGCacaatatcattccaaatttcttctgtgacataacccaGATTATTTTCTTGTCTTGCTCCAATCCCTTTATGagccaaatgattctttttctggaaTCTATTTTTGTTGGATTCACTTCCTTCCTTGTCATCCTCTTATCCTATGGTTTTATTGCAacttccatcctgaaaatatcctccataaaaggtagtgccaaggccttcaatgcctgtgcctcccacctggctgttgtgacaatcttctatggCATGGGCTTCTCTGTGTACCTGCATCCTAGCTCTAGCCACTCCAAAAAGCAGAACAAGgttctgtcagtgttctatgttatcctcATCCCAATGTTAAACCCTtttatctatagtctgaggaacaaggagatcaaagaggcctTGATGAGGGTAGTAAAGAAGGCAACATATTTATCTCAGTAA